One Cydia pomonella isolate Wapato2018A chromosome 14, ilCydPomo1, whole genome shotgun sequence DNA segment encodes these proteins:
- the LOC133525103 gene encoding uncharacterized protein LOC133525103: MKNNTKSNEIKKIKAQIAWCKGYTTKIAKLLDEPDKPLDSETAQIRLEQTEANLKKYNDLALELAILTEKDSSEDFEEEDEHEERTIIVISRLRKLTSTVSKTTTSSSSSETTVDTTGVTSYHGGVRLPEIDIPAYDGKDYTKYVAFIELFDAIIDSSDKLKPVQKLFYLKKYLKGEALALIEGLPLTSESYGKARELIKLRYDNKFLVITNHIQAIIDSTPIAKGTASNLRELVANTRQHLGALKALGQPIEQWDLIVLTIILKKVNQFSCRAYHQERDSDKMPNLEDFLSFVERRASSFEESQQSEDCDLWTKKFEFPGNKMLRGAGSKV; the protein is encoded by the exons atgaaaaataataccaaatccaacgaaataaagaaaataaaggcACAGATCGCGTGGTGTAAAGGATATACAACCAAAATAGCAAAACTTTTAGACGAACCGGACAAGCCTTTAGACTCTGAAACAGCACAAATTAGATTGGAACAAACAGAAGCCAATCTCAAAAAATATAACGACTTAGCGCTGGAGCTAGCCATCTTGACTGAAAAGGATTCATCTGAAGATTTTGAAGAAGAGGATGAACACGAGGAGCGAACAATAATCGTCATCTCGAGATTACGGAAACTAACCTCAACAGTATCGAAAACAACTACGTCTTCGTCATCGTCGGAAACAACAGTGGATACCACGGGCGTGACTAGTTACCATGGTGGAGTACGGTTACCGGAAATCGACATTCCTGCGTACGACGGGAAGGATTACACTAAATACGTCGCATTCATCGAGCTCTTCGACGCGATAATAGACTCCAGTGACAAGTTGAAACCAGTGCAAAAACTTTTCTATttgaaaaaatacctaaaaggTGAAGCTTTAGCCTTAATAGAAGGACTTCCCTTAACCAGTGAATCATATGGTAAAGCCAGAGAACTAATTAAATTGCGTTATGATAACAAATTTTTAGTAATAACAAATCACATTCAAGCTATAATAGATAGCACACCCATTGCAAAAGGTACTGCCAGCAACCTGAGGGAACTTGTTGCCAATACTCGTCAGCATCTAGGTGCTCTTAAAGCCTTAGGTCAGCCAATAGAACAATGGGACTTAATTGTACTAACTATTATCTTAAAAAAGGTGAATCAGTTTTCGTGCAGAGCCTATCATCAGGAACGGGACAGTGACAAGATGCCAAATCTTGAAGATTTCTTGTCATTTGTGGAGAGGAGAGCCAGCAGCTTTGAAGAAAGCCAGCAAAGTGAAG ACTGTGACCTATGGACAAAAAAGTTCGAGTTTCCTGGCAACAAGATGCTTAGAGGAGCTGGCAGCAAGGTATGA